In one Rhinopithecus roxellana isolate Shanxi Qingling chromosome 1, ASM756505v1, whole genome shotgun sequence genomic region, the following are encoded:
- the LOC115898286 gene encoding COP9 signalosome complex subunit 7a, translating to MSAEVKVTGQNQEQFLLLAKSAKGAALATLIHQVLEAPGVYVFGELLDMPNVRELAESDFASTFRLLTVFAYGTYADYLAEARNLPPLTEAQKNKLRHLSVVTLAAKVKCIPYAVLLEALALRNVRQLEDLVIEAVYADVLRGSLDQRNQRLEVDYSIGRDIQRQDLNAIARTLQEWCVGCEVVLSGIEEQVSRANQHKEQQLGLKQQIESEVANLKKTIKVTTAAAAAATSQDPEQHLTELREPAPGTNQRQPSKKASKGKGLRGSAKIWSKSN from the exons ATGAGTGCGGAAGTGAAGGTGACAGGGCAGAACCAGGAGCAATTTCTGCTCCTAGCCAAGTCGGCCAAGGGGGCAGCGCTGGCCACACTCATCCATCAGGTGCTGGAGGCTCCTGGTGTCTACGTATTTGGAGAACTGCTGGACATGCCCAATGTTAGAGAG CTGGCTGAGAGTGACTTTGCCTCCACCTTCCGGCTGCTCACAGTGTTTGCTTATGGGACATACGCTGACTACTTAG CGGAAGCCCGGAATCTTCCTCCACTAACAGAGGCTCAGAAGAATAAGCTTCGACACCTCTCAGTTGTCACCCTGGCTGCTAAAGTAAAG TGTATCCCATATGCAGTGTTGCTGGAGGCTCTTGCCCTGCGTAATGTGCGGCAGCTGGAAGACCTTGTGATTGAGGCTGTGTATGCTGACGTGCTTCGTGGCTCCCTGGACCAGCGCAACCAGCGGCTCGAGGTTGACTACAGCATCGGGCGGGACATCCAACGCCAGGACCTCAATGCCATTGCCCGAACCCTGCAGGAATG GTGTGTGGGCTGTGAGGTTGTGCTGTCAGGCATTGAGGAGCAGGTGAGCCGTGCCAACCAGCACAAAGAGCAGCAACTGGGCCTGAAGCAGCAGATTGAGAGTGAG GTTGCCAACCTTAAAAAAACCATTAAAGTTACGACGGCAGCAGCAGCCGCGGCCACATCTCAGGACCCTGAGCAACACCTGACTGAGCTGAGGGAACCAGCTCCTGGCACCAACCAGCGTCAGCCCAGCAAGAAAGCCTCAAAGGGCAAGGG GCTCCGAGGGAGTGCCAAGATTTGGTCCAAGTCGAATTGA